One genomic window of Comamonas serinivorans includes the following:
- a CDS encoding alpha/beta hydrolase codes for MHVHHLYRPANIAPDQAAWLLVLLHGVGSNEADLFSLAPAVPAPFHVVSLRAPFAMGPDSHAWFAFDVLPDGGRRIDAAQEATSRELLGQVLDQLQAALAVPPERTVLGGFSQGGIMAMSLLLTEPQRMGAAMALHSRLLPEVSERMAAPEALAGHALWVSHGLQDDVIPIAQARATRDFVRDLPLALSYHEFNGQHDIPLDELQAAMAWLDGLTADSV; via the coding sequence ATGCACGTTCATCACCTGTATCGCCCTGCCAACATTGCGCCCGATCAAGCCGCCTGGTTGCTCGTGCTGCTGCACGGCGTGGGCAGCAACGAGGCCGACTTGTTCAGCCTGGCGCCTGCGGTGCCAGCCCCTTTTCATGTGGTGAGCCTGCGCGCGCCGTTTGCCATGGGGCCCGACAGCCATGCCTGGTTTGCGTTCGACGTGCTGCCCGATGGCGGGCGCCGCATCGATGCCGCTCAAGAGGCCACCAGCCGTGAACTGCTGGGCCAGGTGCTGGATCAGCTGCAGGCTGCCCTGGCCGTGCCGCCCGAGCGAACGGTGCTGGGAGGCTTCAGCCAAGGCGGCATCATGGCCATGAGCCTGTTGTTGACCGAGCCGCAGCGCATGGGGGCGGCCATGGCTTTGCACAGCCGGCTGCTGCCCGAGGTGTCGGAGCGGATGGCCGCACCCGAGGCGCTCGCCGGGCACGCGCTGTGGGTCAGCCATGGCCTGCAGGACGACGTGATCCCCATCGCCCAGGCGCGTGCCACACGCGACTTTGTCCGGGATTTGCCCTTGGCGCTGAGCTACCACGAGTTCAACGGTCAGCACGACATCCCCCTCGATGAACTGCAAGCCGCCATGGCGTGGCTGGATGGATTGACCGCGGATTCCGTGTGA